A single Phycisphaerae bacterium DNA region contains:
- a CDS encoding amidohydrolase family protein, producing MIDVNASLGRWPFRRLRYATPPAMLRQMDQLAIERACVAPIEALLYLDVQEANREMARAIRRHRDRLLFFPSINPAWPDWQTDLDECIEKLGATGVRLFPSYHNYRINDRPCLELLAELERRDLPVQIATVVADPRMHHPAVMVPAVRLDPLADLLRLFPRLRFAILNATGIRETVNPKTLGRTDNLFFDVAFADGVACVDDLIDALGRGRILLGTNAPMMIGLGAVYKLRESRIEAGELRRLLRENALRFLSRRGKGDGGRP from the coding sequence ATGATCGACGTGAACGCCAGTCTGGGCCGTTGGCCCTTCCGTCGCCTGCGGTACGCGACGCCCCCAGCCATGCTGAGGCAGATGGACCAGTTGGCCATCGAACGGGCATGCGTGGCCCCGATCGAGGCCCTGCTCTATCTCGACGTTCAGGAGGCCAACCGCGAAATGGCACGGGCCATCCGCCGACATCGCGACCGTCTGCTGTTCTTCCCGTCGATCAACCCAGCCTGGCCCGACTGGCAGACCGATCTGGACGAGTGCATCGAAAAACTCGGCGCCACCGGCGTCCGGCTGTTTCCCAGCTATCACAACTACCGGATCAACGACCGCCCGTGCCTCGAACTGCTGGCCGAACTGGAGCGGCGAGACCTGCCGGTCCAGATCGCGACGGTCGTCGCCGATCCGCGGATGCACCATCCAGCCGTCATGGTTCCCGCGGTGCGGCTCGACCCGCTTGCCGATCTGCTGCGGCTCTTCCCGCGGCTGCGATTCGCCATCCTCAACGCCACCGGCATCCGCGAGACGGTCAACCCCAAAACGCTGGGCCGGACCGACAACCTGTTCTTCGACGTCGCGTTCGCCGACGGCGTGGCGTGCGTCGATGACCTGATCGACGCGCTGGGACGAGGACGGATCCTGCTCGGCACCAACGCGCCGATGATGATCGGACTCGGCGCGGTCTACAAGCTCCGCGAGTCGCGGATCGAAGCGGGCGAACTGCGGCGGCTGCTTCGCGAAAACGCCCTGCGATTTCTCAGCCGGCGCGGCAAGGGCGACGGAGGCCGGCCGTGA